A genomic stretch from Sulfuricaulis sp. includes:
- the mrdA gene encoding penicillin-binding protein 2 has protein sequence MLNIPIKDHFRETRLFNARMMVVGVIVLILILTLFLRLTYLQVFAYRHFETLSQANRIKPLPIQPPRGLILDRNGVILAQNYPVYTLEIIPEQVDDMNSLLEELKQVVSLNEADLKNFRKQLRERPRFENLLLRSNLTEEEAARLAVRRTYFSGVELEARLQRHYPLAGLGVHFIGYVARINEQELERIDKATYRGMQHIGKLGVEVSHEKALLGQVGFEKVETNAHGRSLRILERIAPVAGKNLQLYVDAKLQALAEQALGNRRGAVIAMDPSTGGILAFVSTPTYDPNSFINGIDPDSYNALLNNPDKPLINRALNGQYSPGSTIKAFLGLAALEIENFDPSKPISCPGWFTLPGSSHQFRDWKKTGHGTVSLHDAVVQSCDVYFYKLAVAMEVDAMKKFLEPFGFGNKTGIDLLNESDGLLPSLEWKRARGQKWYPGETVITGIGQGAILVTPLQLAAATATLANHGVRTKPQLVRAFIDAKTNIARATVTESFPPIPLKDKQHLDVHIQNLMDVVHTNKGTAYGIGYNAPYKIAGKTGTAQVKSIAQGQFYSEKLTPERYRDHALFVSFAPVGDPKVAVAVIVENGGHGSSAAAPIARKIMDHVILGKTAATPGASAPASENDE, from the coding sequence ATGCTCAATATCCCGATCAAGGATCATTTCCGGGAAACCCGGCTGTTTAATGCGCGAATGATGGTGGTCGGCGTCATTGTGCTGATTTTGATTCTGACGCTGTTTTTGCGGCTGACCTACCTGCAGGTTTTCGCCTACCGCCATTTCGAAACGCTGTCACAGGCCAACCGCATCAAGCCTCTGCCGATCCAGCCGCCGCGCGGCCTGATTCTCGACCGTAACGGAGTCATTCTGGCGCAGAACTATCCGGTATACACGCTGGAAATCATCCCCGAGCAAGTAGACGACATGAATTCGCTGCTGGAGGAATTAAAGCAGGTGGTGAGTCTGAACGAGGCTGACCTCAAGAACTTCCGCAAGCAACTGCGCGAGCGTCCACGATTCGAAAACCTGCTGCTGCGCTCGAACCTGACCGAAGAAGAGGCGGCTCGGCTCGCCGTGCGGCGCACCTATTTCAGCGGCGTGGAACTCGAAGCGCGCCTGCAACGGCATTATCCCCTGGCGGGCCTGGGCGTGCATTTCATTGGTTATGTCGCGCGCATTAACGAACAGGAACTTGAGCGCATCGACAAGGCCACCTATCGCGGCATGCAACACATTGGCAAGCTGGGTGTCGAGGTCAGCCACGAAAAAGCTCTGCTTGGTCAGGTTGGTTTCGAAAAGGTGGAAACCAACGCTCACGGACGCTCTTTGCGAATTCTGGAACGTATCGCCCCGGTTGCCGGCAAAAACCTGCAACTCTATGTCGACGCCAAGCTGCAGGCGCTGGCAGAGCAGGCACTGGGCAATCGACGCGGGGCCGTGATCGCCATGGACCCCTCGACTGGCGGGATACTTGCCTTTGTCAGCACGCCCACTTATGACCCCAATTCCTTCATCAACGGTATTGATCCGGATTCCTATAATGCCCTGCTCAACAATCCTGACAAACCGCTCATCAACCGTGCGCTCAATGGACAGTACTCACCGGGATCCACCATCAAGGCCTTCCTCGGGCTGGCGGCGCTGGAAATAGAGAACTTTGACCCCAGCAAACCGATCTCCTGTCCCGGATGGTTCACGCTGCCAGGAAGTTCTCACCAGTTTCGCGACTGGAAAAAGACCGGGCACGGTACCGTGAGCCTGCACGACGCCGTGGTGCAATCCTGCGACGTATATTTTTACAAGCTCGCGGTGGCCATGGAGGTCGACGCCATGAAAAAATTTCTCGAGCCATTCGGCTTCGGCAATAAGACCGGGATAGATCTTTTAAACGAATCGGATGGGCTGCTGCCATCGCTGGAATGGAAACGGGCGCGTGGACAGAAATGGTATCCCGGCGAGACCGTCATCACCGGCATTGGTCAAGGCGCGATCCTGGTAACACCACTGCAACTGGCAGCCGCTACCGCCACGCTGGCCAACCATGGCGTGCGCACGAAACCACAGCTGGTACGTGCCTTCATCGACGCCAAAACCAACATCGCGCGTGCGACAGTCACCGAATCATTTCCACCGATTCCACTCAAAGACAAACAGCATCTCGATGTCCATATTCAGAACCTGATGGACGTGGTGCACACGAACAAGGGAACCGCCTACGGTATCGGCTACAACGCCCCTTACAAGATTGCCGGAAAGACCGGCACGGCGCAGGTGAAAAGCATCGCTCAGGGCCAGTTTTACAGTGAGAAACTGACGCCGGAGCGCTACCGCGATCACGCGTTGTTTGTCTCCTTTGCACCGGTCGGTGACCCGAAGGTAGCGGTGGCCGTCATCGTGGAAAACGGCGGACACGGCAGTTCCGCCGCCGCACCGATCGCGCGCAAGATCATGGACCACGTGATTCTGGGCAAAACTGCCGCCACACCCGGCGCG
- the mreD gene encoding rod shape-determining protein MreD has product MRWGPDGRRRATLIGTFAAAVILAIMPFPVWAEPFRPDWVGLVLIYWCLAIPERVSVGTGWLLGFLQDILYGSLLGSNALAKTLVAFLAVRLHLQLRMFPRWQQAVSVLGLLVANQLLVLWIRGAIGQAPETISYWTPSIVGALLWPWLFVILRDLRRRGDIS; this is encoded by the coding sequence ATGAGATGGGGCCCGGACGGGCGCCGCCGCGCGACGCTGATCGGCACTTTTGCCGCCGCCGTGATTCTCGCCATCATGCCATTTCCCGTCTGGGCCGAGCCGTTCCGGCCCGATTGGGTTGGGCTGGTACTGATTTACTGGTGCCTCGCTATTCCCGAGCGTGTCTCTGTCGGTACCGGATGGCTGCTCGGCTTCCTCCAGGACATCCTGTATGGCTCACTGCTCGGCAGCAACGCACTTGCCAAAACACTGGTGGCGTTCCTCGCTGTCCGGCTGCATTTGCAACTGCGCATGTTTCCACGCTGGCAACAGGCGGTATCGGTGCTCGGTTTACTCGTGGCCAATCAATTGCTGGTGCTGTGGATCCGCGGCGCCATTGGGCAAGCCCCGGAAACGATCAGTTACTGGACGCCCAGCATCGTCGGCGCCCTGTTGTGGCCGTGGCTGTTCGTCATTCTGCGTGATCTGCGGCGGCGCGGCGATATCAGTTGA
- the mreC gene encoding rod shape-determining protein MreC, whose translation MINVFGRSIWAPSHLTRLVLLSILSVALMMLDHRGHHLEKIRAGLNALAYPIQLIASTPAYVGRSIADLFTTRGTLREDNEKLLDERQALLAKLQQFDALEQENQRLRNMLVSAALVADKAIAAELVEVSAEPFTRKVVVAKGSQDGVYVGQSVIDAHGIMGQVTQVAGRVSRVTFITDAGHAIPVLNNRSGLRALVFGTGNPDTVKVPYLTANADIKEGDLLVSSGMGGTFPPDYPVARVLKIVNDPNESFLSITAKPAAQLNHGKQVLLIWRGNVPKSGGKSK comes from the coding sequence ATGATTAACGTCTTTGGCCGGTCCATCTGGGCGCCGTCTCATCTCACTCGGCTTGTACTGCTATCGATCCTCTCGGTGGCGCTGATGATGCTCGATCACCGTGGGCATCACCTCGAAAAAATCCGCGCCGGCCTGAACGCCCTCGCTTATCCCATTCAGCTGATTGCCTCCACGCCGGCGTACGTGGGCCGTAGCATCGCCGACCTTTTTACCACCCGCGGCACCCTGCGCGAGGACAACGAAAAACTGTTAGACGAGCGCCAGGCGCTGCTGGCCAAGCTGCAACAATTCGACGCCCTGGAGCAGGAAAACCAGCGCCTGCGTAATATGCTGGTCAGCGCCGCGCTGGTGGCCGACAAGGCCATCGCGGCCGAACTCGTCGAAGTCAGCGCCGAGCCATTCACGCGCAAGGTCGTCGTTGCCAAGGGCAGCCAGGACGGGGTCTATGTCGGCCAGTCGGTGATCGACGCGCACGGCATCATGGGGCAAGTGACTCAAGTGGCCGGCCGCGTCAGCCGTGTGACGTTCATCACCGACGCCGGCCACGCCATTCCCGTCCTCAACAACCGCAGCGGTCTGCGCGCCCTCGTGTTTGGCACAGGCAACCCCGACACGGTCAAGGTGCCGTACCTCACGGCCAATGCCGATATCAAGGAAGGTGACCTGCTGGTGAGTTCCGGGATGGGCGGAACTTTCCCGCCGGATTATCCGGTGGCGCGAGTGCTGAAGATCGTCAACGACCCGAACGAATCGTTCCTGTCCATTACCGCGAAACCCGCGGCGCAACTCAATCATGGTAAACAGGTGCTGCTCATCTGGCGCGGAAACGTGCCCAAGAGCGGAGGGAAATCCAAATGA
- a CDS encoding rod shape-determining protein — MFKSFRGFFSSDIAIDLGTANTLIFVRDKGIVLNEPSVVAIRQDYTSRNNRSILAVGTEAKKMLGRTPGSIQAIRPMKEGVIADFTVTGEMLKYFIRKVHENRLFQPSPRIVICVPCGSTQVERRAIREAAMSTGAREVFLIEEPMAAAIGADLPIMEATGSMVLDIGGGTSEVGVISLGGIVYSHSLRIAGDKMDEAIVNYVRRKYGLLIGEASAENVKKEIGTAWEGSEVTQMDVKGRHIADGVPRAQVLNSQEVHAALSECLAGIIGAIKIALEQTPPELGADIAEKGLVVSGGGALLRDIDRMLSEQTGLPIIITEDPLTCVVRGCGRALMEAETLGDVFVYE; from the coding sequence ATGTTCAAAAGCTTTCGTGGTTTCTTCTCCAGCGATATCGCCATCGACCTGGGCACCGCCAATACCCTTATCTTCGTACGTGACAAAGGCATTGTACTGAACGAGCCTTCGGTCGTCGCCATTCGCCAGGATTACACCAGCCGCAACAATCGTTCCATCCTGGCCGTCGGCACCGAAGCCAAGAAGATGCTCGGTCGCACGCCGGGATCGATCCAGGCGATACGGCCGATGAAGGAAGGCGTGATCGCCGACTTCACCGTCACCGGCGAGATGCTCAAATATTTCATCCGCAAGGTGCATGAGAACCGTTTGTTCCAGCCAAGTCCGCGCATCGTAATCTGCGTGCCCTGCGGGTCAACACAGGTCGAACGCCGCGCGATTCGCGAGGCCGCCATGAGCACGGGCGCGCGCGAGGTATTTCTGATTGAAGAACCGATGGCCGCGGCAATCGGCGCCGATCTCCCCATCATGGAGGCAACCGGCTCGATGGTGCTCGATATCGGCGGCGGCACCAGCGAAGTTGGCGTGATCTCGCTCGGCGGCATTGTGTATTCGCATTCGCTGCGCATCGCCGGCGACAAGATGGATGAAGCCATCGTGAACTATGTCCGCCGCAAATACGGCCTGCTGATCGGCGAAGCCAGCGCGGAGAACGTGAAAAAGGAAATCGGTACGGCGTGGGAAGGCAGTGAGGTCACGCAAATGGATGTCAAAGGCCGGCACATTGCCGACGGCGTGCCGCGCGCCCAGGTGCTCAACAGCCAGGAAGTACATGCGGCGCTGTCGGAGTGTCTCGCCGGTATCATCGGCGCCATCAAGATCGCCCTCGAGCAAACACCGCCAGAACTCGGCGCCGACATTGCCGAGAAGGGGCTGGTGGTTTCAGGGGGAGGCGCGCTGCTGCGCGATATCGACCGCATGCTCTCGGAACAGACCGGCCTGCCGATCATTATTACGGAAGATCCCCTCACCTGCGTGGTCCGCGGCTGTGGCCGGGCGCTCATGGAGGCCGAAACGCTGGGCGATGTTTTCGTATACGAATAG
- the gatC gene encoding Asp-tRNA(Asn)/Glu-tRNA(Gln) amidotransferase subunit GatC, whose protein sequence is MSLDREQVRKIAHLARLHITEQEADAYAETLSRILGLIEQMNAVDTTGVAPMAHPNEAGLRLREDKVTESNQREKFQKIAPAVEAGLYLVPKVIE, encoded by the coding sequence ATGTCTCTGGACCGCGAACAGGTACGCAAGATTGCGCATCTTGCGCGTTTGCACATCACCGAGCAAGAGGCTGACGCCTATGCCGAGACGCTTTCCCGCATCCTCGGTCTGATCGAGCAGATGAACGCCGTGGATACCACCGGCGTTGCCCCCATGGCCCACCCGAACGAGGCCGGTCTGCGGCTGCGCGAGGACAAGGTCACCGAGTCCAACCAGCGCGAGAAGTTCCAGAAAATCGCGCCGGCGGTCGAGGCCGGCCTGTACCTGGTCCCCAAGGTCATAGAGTAG